One Halobaculum roseum DNA segment encodes these proteins:
- the nth gene encoding endonuclease III, whose product MGTPLDSREAQVGEVLDRLYEEYPDTDISLNFSTELELLVAVVLSAQCTDERVNEVCEDLFEKYRTPEDYAEASEEELADDIYGITFHNNKAGYLKGIGEILVEEHGGEVPDTMSELTDLPGVGRKTANVVLQHAHDVTEGIVVDTHVQRISRRLGITEEERPGAIETDLMGVVPEDDWRMFTHLLISHGRATCTARNPDCDECVLADVCPSERGSAAVDLASGEAW is encoded by the coding sequence ATGGGAACGCCGCTGGACTCCCGGGAGGCGCAGGTCGGCGAGGTGCTCGACCGCCTCTACGAGGAGTACCCCGACACGGACATCTCGCTGAACTTCTCGACCGAGTTGGAGCTGCTCGTCGCGGTCGTCCTCTCGGCGCAGTGCACCGACGAGCGGGTCAACGAGGTCTGCGAGGACCTCTTCGAGAAGTACCGCACGCCGGAGGACTACGCCGAGGCCAGCGAGGAGGAACTCGCCGACGACATCTACGGCATCACCTTCCACAACAACAAGGCCGGCTACCTGAAGGGGATCGGCGAGATCCTCGTCGAGGAACACGGCGGCGAGGTGCCGGACACGATGAGCGAGCTGACCGACCTCCCCGGCGTCGGGCGCAAGACCGCGAACGTCGTGCTCCAGCACGCCCACGACGTGACCGAGGGGATCGTCGTCGACACGCACGTCCAGCGCATCTCCCGACGCCTCGGGATCACCGAGGAGGAGCGCCCCGGGGCGATCGAGACGGACCTGATGGGCGTGGTCCCCGAGGACGACTGGCGGATGTTCACCCACCTGTTGATCAGCCACGGGCGGGCGACGTGTACGGCGCGGAACCCCGACTGCGACGAGTGTGTGCTCGCGGACGTCTGTCCGTCCGAGCGGGGGAGCGCGGCCGTGGACCTCGCCAGCGGCGAGGCGTGGTAA
- a CDS encoding DUF7321 family protein — MVSEATTATVAAAMVTASLPFYLYGAWIMVGRDRDHVTWDRLMRHLRVIVPGLVLNTVPVALWMAPRLFDQFGGAAAIHAFLGLQAYALLAFGLTGIVRIFQVKRGADLYEIEDPDTSLNDLHENMAAWRGRLRIGVFGYVLFWCFAYVVGLYRYYGLYIA; from the coding sequence ATGGTCTCGGAGGCGACGACGGCGACGGTGGCCGCGGCGATGGTGACGGCGAGCCTGCCCTTCTACCTCTACGGGGCGTGGATCATGGTCGGACGCGACCGGGATCACGTCACTTGGGACCGGCTGATGCGCCACCTCCGCGTCATCGTTCCGGGGCTGGTGCTCAACACGGTCCCCGTCGCGCTCTGGATGGCGCCGCGGCTGTTCGACCAGTTCGGCGGCGCCGCCGCGATCCACGCCTTCCTCGGGCTCCAGGCGTACGCCCTGCTCGCGTTCGGCCTGACCGGCATCGTCCGCATCTTCCAGGTGAAACGCGGCGCGGACCTCTACGAGATCGAGGACCCCGACACGAGCCTCAACGACCTCCACGAGAACATGGCCGCGTGGCGCGGTCGCCTCCGGATCGGCGTGTTCGGCTACGTGCTGTTCTGGTGTTTCGCGTACGTCGTCGGGCTGTACCGCTACTACGGGCTGTACATCGCGTGA
- a CDS encoding group I intron-associated PD-(D/E)XK endonuclease, which translates to MEPQSRLSANRAGAVAETIVSTRLIRAGFNVARPEIPCRYDLVVDLDGDLVRTQVKRGFEDSRDETLRVNLLGSVHKGATEYESVQYTADDIDAFAIYDPINDTVYWLWFEEAPATELRRKYNSLVEHTLGRKLKSRGVAGQS; encoded by the coding sequence ATGGAACCACAGTCACGTCTCTCTGCAAACCGCGCCGGTGCTGTGGCTGAAACGATCGTTTCTACGCGACTGATCAGGGCAGGATTCAACGTCGCGAGGCCGGAGATCCCCTGTCGATATGATCTGGTCGTCGATCTCGATGGTGACCTCGTTCGCACTCAGGTGAAACGCGGGTTCGAGGACAGCCGAGACGAGACGCTTCGAGTCAACCTACTCGGCTCAGTGCACAAGGGGGCTACCGAATACGAGAGCGTACAGTACACTGCGGACGATATCGACGCGTTCGCGATTTACGACCCGATCAACGACACGGTGTATTGGCTCTGGTTCGAGGAGGCCCCCGCGACGGAGCTAAGAAGAAAGTATAATTCCCTCGTAGAACATACGCTCGGTCGCAAGCTGAAGTCCCGTGGTGTAGCTGGCCAATCATGA